The Candidatus Marinimicrobia bacterium CG08_land_8_20_14_0_20_45_22 genomic sequence GTTAAGTCAAATAGATTTACTTCGGTCACTTGGATTGAAGTTGACCGTTGCGGGAGAAGTGTCGATTCAGTAAGTTTACTCTTGATTTTTAATATGATAGGAAATTGAATATGAAACCGATTAGTACCTTTACGGTATCGCCTTACATTCCTGAAAAACTGATCCGACTTCGGGAAATTGCCTATAATCTTTGGTGGAGCTGGAATGCGGATGCCCGCGAGCTTTTCAGCCGTTTGGATATGGATCTCTGGGAAGAGACACGCCACAATCCCGTTCTCATGCTGAGCCGCGTCGATCAGGAAACGCTGAATGCGCGGGTGCAAGACGAGAGTTACCTCTTTCTGTTTAGTAAAGTGCTCGATAAATTCGATCACTCCATGAGTAAAGTCCCGTGGTACAACCATGAAAATAAATACAATCATAACCTGAATATCGCCTACTTTTCGATGGAATACGGAATCACGGAGAGTCTGGCTGTTTATTCCGGCGGGTTGGGAATTTTGTCGGCAGATCATCTTAAATCGTCCTCCGAATTGGGGATACCGCTTCACGCCGTCGGATTGTCTTATCAGTATGGTTATTTTCAACAAACGCTGAATGTTGACGATTGGCAGGAAGAACAATATCCCCTCAATGATTTTTACAATATGCCGATTTCTGTGGTCAAAGATAAAAAGAAGAAGGAATTGCTCGTAAAAGTTGCATTTCCCGGTAGAACGGTTTATTCACGGATCTGGCTTGCAAAAGTTGGACGCGTCGATCTATATTTGTTAGATACGAACATTCCGAAAAATAACGAACTAGATCGGAAAATCACATCTGAACTATATGGCGGCGACACGGAAACGCGAGTTCAACAAGAACTAATTCTCGGTGTCGGCGGCGTTCGCGCACTGAAGATGGTTGACACGCCCGAGTGCATTTGTCACATGAACGAAGGACATTCAGCATTTTCCGGATTGGAACGAATTCGCAATCTTGTGTCGGGGAATGGTCTGACTTTTTACGAAGCGTTGGAAATCATCAAAGCCAGTTCAATTTTCACGACGCATACTCCCGTCGAAGCGGGAATCGATTATTTCTCGCCGGAACTAATCCGGAAGTATTTTTCTGACTATTGCCGAGAAGTCAAGATCGACATCGAAGAATTGCTGGCTTTAGGCAGGAAAGACCCCGATGCTCCGGGAGAATTTTTCTCAATGGCTGTTCTGGCGATCAACCTTTCTTATAAAGCAAATGCGGTCAGTAAACTTCATCAAAAAGTCGCCCAGGAGATGTGGAAATCCTTGTGGCCGGAAGCGCTTACTCAAGAGATCCCGATCATCAGCGTGACGAATGGAATTCATCACGGGTCATGGGTTTCGCAGGAAATGTCCGATTTATTCGATCGTTATCTGGGACCTTACTGGCAGGTGGAGCCGGCCGATGCGGCTCTCTGGAAAAAAGTCGAGAAAATTCCGGATGTTGAACTCTGGCATACGCACGAACGTCGGCGTGAACGGCTTGTCACATTT encodes the following:
- a CDS encoding alpha-glucan phosphorylase → MKPISTFTVSPYIPEKLIRLREIAYNLWWSWNADARELFSRLDMDLWEETRHNPVLMLSRVDQETLNARVQDESYLFLFSKVLDKFDHSMSKVPWYNHENKYNHNLNIAYFSMEYGITESLAVYSGGLGILSADHLKSSSELGIPLHAVGLSYQYGYFQQTLNVDDWQEEQYPLNDFYNMPISVVKDKKKKELLVKVAFPGRTVYSRIWLAKVGRVDLYLLDTNIPKNNELDRKITSELYGGDTETRVQQELILGVGGVRALKMVDTPECICHMNEGHSAFSGLERIRNLVSGNGLTFYEALEIIKASSIFTTHTPVEAGIDYFSPELIRKYFSDYCREVKIDIEELLALGRKDPDAPGEFFSMAVLAINLSYKANAVSKLHQKVAQEMWKSLWPEALTQEIPIISVTNGIHHGSWVSQEMSDLFDRYLGPYWQVEPADAALWKKVEKIPDVELWHTHERRRERLVTFARKRLIEQYRNLGKTPSDISRVNSVLNTEALTIGFSRRFATYKRANLIFSDPDRLAKILTNKKYPIQIIVAGKAHPKDEEGKKLIRQILKFSHEEPFYRSITFLENYDMNMARYFVQGCDLWLNNPRRGLEACGTSGMKAAVNGVLNFSTYDGWWDEICQPGIGWSIGKRETYEDLDYWDKQDASTLYNILENEILPTYYDRDSDGLPRRWISMMKSSMKEICPIFNTNRMLIDYTANLYFPAAVRTTLMRENDFAASKELAAWKEKMREHWDSIRFLKIDAGSMDGLSVKSTLNVRAEIYLDVIQPEDVEVQIYYGKLDIHGDIIDGVLLPMSLISRADSNKFIYEGIISNWESGLNGYTIRLIPQHPALGNPFEDGLVHWFED